A region of Zeugodacus cucurbitae isolate PBARC_wt_2022May chromosome 5, idZeuCucr1.2, whole genome shotgun sequence DNA encodes the following proteins:
- the LOC105215586 gene encoding probable cytochrome P450 318a1: MCVMLQVTLLVLLLLLCAIVWWQRNAWLLVWRLNGWRGLVQQPYLWFILVFYLEPKKLLQVVSHIRPYFRRPLGIVFGNKSVIYVDDPETMEQFFNAPECIDKSFFQDGFCLKRGLLHAKGAAWKSRRRQLDPAFGSKVLLSFIDTFNTVGNQLVHKFETELLGDNIEFETLDEMFSRAVLEVSCQTTMGTETNFTAADTQGIAKTYSELMGISALRGTKPWLQVDFLFRWLDAKNYKRSQELIKHLEDFVRVIVEKKHAEWRASGECHISNIGTDSVGANADGTEDVRNIRNISAENTTRKRIFIEQIFHMVDNGELRMEDVMDEALSMLMVSFETISTSVLVIMLLLAIHKDHQRKLREEIAATFTQTEQITYIDPVPLLQMKYLDSLVYESLRLLTTVPFNMRSVSRDFFIQVPSPSGSKWRAKIPKDTAIVFDAFNMQRDPKNWGPHAQEFYPEHFATGSTCAAGRHPYAFVPFAKGLRYCIGNRYSMYLAKIFIVKLIHNFEFSTSTKLEDLHFVNGISLKFGNSEIINFNIKKIERTGV, from the exons ATGTGTGTGATGTTGCAAGTAACgctattggtgttgttgctgttgctttgtgCAATTGTTTGGTGGCAACGCAATGCTTGGTTGCTCGTGTGGCGCCTCAATGGTTGGCGTGGCTTGGTGCAGCAGCCATACTTATGGTTCATCCTGGTCTTTTATCTGGAGCCAAAGA aactcCTACAAGTCGTCTCCCACATACGCCCCTATTTTCGTCGTCCTCTGGGCAttgtttttggcaataaaagtgTTATCTATGTTGATGATCCCGAAACTATGGAACAGTTCTTTAATGCGCCCGAATGCATTGATAAGTCGTTTTTCCAAGACGGTTTTTGCTTGAAACGTGGACTTTTACATGCGAAGg GCGCCGCATGGAAATCTCGACGTCGCCAGTTGGATCCAGCTTTCGGTTCTAAGGTTTTATTAAGCTTTATCGACACTTTTAACACCGTAGGCAATCAATTGGTGCATAAATTTGAAACTGAACTCCTAGGCgataatattgaatttgaaacgCTTGATGAAATGTTTAGCAGAGCAGTGCTCGAGGTTTCATGTC AGACCACAATGGGCACGGAGACCAATTTCACGGCTGCCGATACACAGGGCATTGCAAAGACCTATAGTGA GCTCATGGGCATATCAGCGCTAAGGGGTACAAAACCCTGGTTGCAGGTTGATTTCCTCTTTCGCTGGCTTGATGCCAAAAACTATAAACGTTCTCAGGAACTCATCAAACACTTGGAAGATTTCGTAAGAGTT ATAGTGGAAAAGAAGCACGCTGAGTGGAGGGCGAGCGGAGAATGCCATATTTCGAACATTGGCACCGATAGTGTGGGCGCAAATGCTGACGGTACCGAAGATGTAAGAAACATTCGTAATATATCTGCAGAGAACACAACGCGAAAACGTATTTTCATTGAGCAAATATTTCATATGGTGGATAATGGTGAATTGCGCATGGAGGATGTTATGGACGAGGCGCTATCTATGCTGATGGTG TCATTCGAGACGATTTCCACCAGCGTTCTAGTCATCATGCTTCTTTTGGCTATACATAAGGATCACCAGCGTAAATTACGCGAGGAAATCGCCGCCACCTTTACCCAAACGGAACAGATCACCTATATCGATCCGGTGCCGTTACTGCAAATGAAATACCTCGATTCTTTGGTTTATGAATCATTGCGTCTACTAACCACCGTGCCATTTAATATGCGCTCGGTGAGCCGAGACTTCTTTATACAAGTCCCGTCGCCCAGTGGATCGAAGTGGCGCGCCAAAATACCTAAAGATACCGCAATCGTCTTTGATGCGTTCAATATGCAACGAGATCCAAAGAATTGGGGCCCGCATGCACAGGAATTCTACCCGGAACATTTCGCCACAGGCAGCACTTGCGCGGCGGGTCGACACCCATACGCTTTTGTGCCATTTGCCAAAGGACTGCGTTATTGCATCG GAAATCGCTACTCTATGTATTTGGCGAAAATCTTTATAGTGAAGCTGATTCATAATTTTGAATTCAGCACCTCAACGAAATTGGAAGATTTGCATTTCGTCAATGGCATTTCGTTGAAGTTTGGCAATAGCGAAATCATAAACTTCAATATAAAAAAGATTGAGCGTACTGGTGTCTAA
- the LOC105215588 gene encoding ER degradation-enhancing alpha-mannosidase-like protein 2: MFKNYCYWKIGVIFTYLIVTHGTLETQGVRFYSKERVLELREKVRGMFQHAYDGYLQYAADYDELRPLTCDGVDTWGSYSLTLIDALDTLATMGNFTEFRRVVKILETMDFDKDINVSVFETNIRIVGGLLSAHILSKRAGAPLEEGWPCQGPLLRLAEDVARRLLPAFDTATGMPYGTVNLRYGVPKGETSVTCTAGVGTFLIEFGALSRLTGNSVYEEVALNAIHSLWSRRSAIGLFGNHIDVQTGRWTALDSGIGAGVDSFFEYLAKGSIMLNRPELMEMFHEAREHIDKYLKKEDWYVWANMNKGQITLPVFQSLEAFWPGILSLFGDIAPAMRTLVKYSTVWRKYGFLPEFYNIPLGDVSPNREVYPLRPELIESVMYLYRATKNQFLLELGEDIMQTIEFSAKTKCGYATIRNVVTHEKENRMESFYLAETTKYLYLLFDEHNFLHNDGAVGDRLQTPNGECTVNAGSYIFNTEAHPIDMSALYCCHDIHEDIFDELNISRFSDANLLTTERERLVAEREINEAYTCHTTPSLTDIQAQTVKTPTGESKPKSVSIAPVDIDVFDEYDNPAGETLVENFERIKSARKVRQEPIGTAEAVEEQSSIAVNHLTVTDLNEFFAMSREEFLHPELALHYVLGFMRNFTLDAPFISGLQLLHKNITAILGAVVQKEYESRTRTLWELYELQQQYLANIELITRLDILAFRDTDFALLDRVLSALNHSGSDELELSDDGENVSLRVMLRQMTLLHADYQQTLVNTTAMQEFLLKILINGTNEKKRTFTPLLNATEILALYEEDDAKPIYAPQPLFAHVRRIVEFKKRVMETFDRLQALMAEDGLTKRPKPDHLADEVNPTTTKPPPKVDQNALATQKQNKIAKQTEEESGGSESVWSQLVHTILRKTTNQRYQFDEALLHEKVRISLQSYPKFQRLNTTAKVKTRCGYEVFTCDTPNFVDKFAYREYHP; this comes from the exons ATGTTTAAAAATTACTGTTATTGGAAGATAGGagtaatatttacatatcttatCGTTACACATGGCACTTTAGAAACTCAAGGTGTTAGGTTTTATTCAAAGGAGCGCGTATTGGAACTAAG AGAAAAGGTACGTGGGATGTTCCAGCATGCTTATGATGGCTATTTGCAGTATGCTGCTGACTACGATGAACTACGACCTTTAACTTGTGACGGTGTTGACACTTGGGGTAGCTATTCACTAACTCTAATCGATGCACTGGATACACTCGCAACAATGGGAAATTTCACAGAGTTTCGGCGTgttgttaaaattttggaaaCTATGGACTTTGATAAAGACATAAATGTTTCAGTTTTCGAAACAAACATACGAATTGTGGGCGGATTGCTCTCAGCACACATATTATCTAAACGTGCTGGTGCGCCGTTGGAAGAAGGTTGGCCCTGTCAAGGGCCCCTACTACGTCTGGCAGAGGATGTGGCGCGTCGATTGTTGCCCGCATTCGACACTGCTACCGGTATGCCTTACGGAACTGTAAACTTGCGTTACGGCGTGCCGAAAGGCGAGACTTCAGTTACGTGTACAGCTGGTGTTGGTACATTTCTTATTGAATTCGGTGCATTGAGCCGACTCACAGGCAATTCAGTTTATGAAGAAGTTGCGCTCAATGCAATCCATTCATTGTGGTCACGTCGCTCGGCGATCGGACTTTTCGGCAACCACATTGACGTGCAAACAGGACGTTGGACAGCGCTTGACTCGGGAATCGGTGCGGGCGTAGATTCATTCTTTGAGTACTTAGCGAAGGGCTCCATAATGCTAAATCGACCAGAGTTGATGGAAATGTTTCACGAAGCACGCGAGCACATAGACAAGTATCTCAAGAAAGAAGACTGGTATGTTTGGGCCAATATGAATAAAGGCCAAATTACTTTACCTGTTTTTCAATCACTTGAAGCTTTCTGGCCGGGCATCTTAAGCCTGTTTGGCGACATAGCGCCAGCTATGCGCACATTAGTCAAATATAGCACAGTGTGGCGAAAATACGGATTTCTACCGGAATTCTATAATATACCACTGGGAGACGTTTCGCCAAATAGAGAAGTTTATCCTTTGAGACCTGAATTAATCGAGTCTGTGATGTATTTGTATCGAGCAACGAAAAATCAATTTCTCTTGGAATTGGGCGAAGACATAATGCAGACAATTGAGTTCAGCGCCAAAACGAAATGCGGATACGCTACG atACGAAATGTCGTTACTCATGAAAAGGAGAATCGAATGGAGTCGTTCTACCTCGCAGAAACCACGAAATACCTCTATCTACTCTTCGACGAGCATAATTTTCTACACAACGACGGTGCTGTGGGCGATCGTTTGCAAACTCCGAATGGTGAATGTACGGTAAATGCCGGTTCCTATATATTTAACACGGAGGCACATCCAATCGACATGTCTGCGTTGTACTGCTGCCATGACATACATGAGGACATTTTCGATGAACTGAATATTAGTAGATTTAGTGATGCCAATTTGCTTACAACAGAGCGCGAACGACTAGTAGCTGAGCGTGAGATAAATGAGGCATATACTTGTCATACAACGCCAAGCTTAACGGATATACAAGCACAAACAGTTAAGACACCTACCGGCGAAAGCAAACCGAAGTCTGTATCCATCGCGCCAGTTGACATAGACGTGTTCGATGAATATGATAATCCGGCTGGTGAAACGTTGGTGGAGAATTTTGAGCGCATAAAAAGTGCACGTAAAGTGAGACAGGAACCCATCGGCACAGCTGAAGCTGTTGAAGAACAATCATCCATAGCAGTCAACCATCTGACGGTGACAGATTTGAACGAGTTCTTTGCTATGAGTCGCGAAGAGTTCTTACATCCCGAACTCGCGCTGCACTATGTGCTCGGCTTTATGCGCAATTTTACGCTGGACGCACCATTCATATCGGGGCTTCAGCTGCTGCACAAAAATATCACAGCCATATTGGGCGCAGTGGTGCAAAAGGAGTATGAAAGTCGGACGCGCACACTGTGGGAGCTCTATGAGCTGCAGCAACAGTACTTAGCAAACATTGAATTGATCACACGTCTCGATATACTCGCCTTCCGTGATACCGACTTTGCGCTGCTGGATCGCGTGCTTAGTGCGCTCAATCACAGCGGCAGTGATGAGCTAGAATTGAGCGATGATGGTGAAAATGTTTCGTTACGCGTAATGCTACGTCAGATGACCTTACTGCATGCGGACTACCAACAGACGCTGGTCAATACCACTGCCATGCAAGAATTCCTATTGAAAATACTGATAAATGGCACAAACGAAAAGAAACGCACCTTCACGCCGTTACTGAATGCAACCGAGATACTCGCACTCTACGAAGAGGACGATGCCAAGCCAATTTACGCACCACAACCGCTATTTGCGCACGTACGCCGAATAGTCGAGTTCAAGAAGCGTGTTATGGAGACTTTTGACCGTTTACAAGCACTCATGGCCGAAGATGGTCTTACTAAGCGGCCAAAGCCCGACCACCTAGCTGATGAAGTGAATCCTACAACTACTAAACCCCCTCCAAAGGTGGACCAAAACGCGCTGGCAACacagaaacaaaacaaaattgctaagCAAACCGAAGAAGAGAGCGGTGGCAGCGAATCTGTGTGGTCACAGTTGGTGCACACGATTTTGCGTAAAACCACCAATCAGCGCTACCAATTCGATGAGGCGCTGCTGCACGAGAAGGTGCGCATATCGCTGCAAAGTTACCCCAAATTCCAAAGGCTCAATACAACGGCAAAAGTGAAAACGCGCTGCGGCTATGAAGTCTTCACCTGTGACACACCGAATTTTGTTGATAAGTTCGCCTATCGTGAATACCATCCATAG
- the LOC105215587 gene encoding uncharacterized protein LOC105215587 has product MSVRITPPIEAKKAEEAEETAPRRAELPYNFEKELIENQNRHFCGHYTYVPCKLVEPMAKKFYARHDQNTLDFEKFTEFVKQRGRRRARGILPHLSGEVYGWLPAEMGESVRELNFICAPKIRTDMTIHGERVISERVTERPPFNGLRFIV; this is encoded by the exons ATGAGCGTACGCATAACGCCACCTATTGAGGCGAAAAAGGCAGAGGAGGCCGAGGAGACGGCACCGCGTCGCGCCGAATTGCCTTACAATTTCGAAAAGGAACTCATTGAAAATCAAAACCGCCACTTTTGCGGCCATTACACATACGTGCCTTGCAAATTGG TCGAACCGATGGCGAAGAAATTCTACGCGCGACACGATCAAAACACTTTGGATTTCGAAAAGTTCACGGAATTCGTCAAGCAGCGCGGTAGACGACGTGCGCGTGGCATATTACCGCATCTCTCGGGAGAAGTTTACGGCTGGTTGCCGGCAGAAATGGGCGAGAGTGTGAGGGAGCTGAACTTCATTTGTGCACCGAAAATACGCACCGACATGACCATACACGGCGAGAGAGTGATCAGTGAGCGCGTGACTGAGCGACCGCCCTTCAATGGTTTGCggtttattgtttaa
- the Npc1_0 gene encoding NPC intracellular cholesterol transporter 1 homolog 1b: MRTNTVIFTTLCLLIATTSQLSVSQAAEEPHCIWYGQSHMNGNHWLNKPSNAKAQPLNDESAEAVFKRRCPMWYAEYKAAKPEGPLELCCDAAQIHTMGASMAQADGIFARCPICVYNMATSICGMTCAHNQSLFLEAHNKEEIINNVEYKYVAAIDFRIDDDSVKAVYDSCAGVQHTQTGRPVMDLVCGAYNAKTCDHRKWYNFMGDAEASEYVPFPINYQYLNESNNEVRLMLPVKNCSESLEGSYACSCVDCSASCPYMEPPTGEQEGFMIAGLYGITFIVSLVVGGLLMIFILCGSLNICKPKISISSCCAGFSGVNTLLSKMFRSWGHFCANNPVLVLAICSWIIGGLAYGMNYLNVTTDPIELWAGEDSQTRVEKEYFDEHFGPFYRTNQIFAKPLNQTTFTHNTSAGIETFGPAFEKGFLTEVFRLQEQIEGIVTENGVTLADVCYAPMLYPGEKVAIDNCLVQSIYGYFQNSMDEFEKEFVDNNGYKNTYLNQLEDCLRVPMLESCYGPYGGPIEPGISVGGMPKVSADEEPDFQLATGLVLTFLGKNKRYASQLKPNMEWEEAFINFLKNYTSDKMEIAFSAERSIQDAIVELSEGEASTVVISYIVMFVYVAIALGKIRSCVGFFRESKIVLAIAGIIVVMASVVCSLGFWSYLDVTTTMLAIEVIPFLVLAVGVDNIFIMVHAYHRLDRKEYKNVAEAIGVAMGQVGPSILQTAGSEFACFAIGAISNMPAVKTFAMYSAAAILLNFFFQITAFVACMALDERRSESGRFDLFCCFKTSNKGELSDGQDVGILEKICRSFYAPFLLSKPVKIVVLIVFTIVTCLSLMVAPSIELGLDQEMSMPTDSHVVKYFQYMNDLLSMGAPVYWVLKPGLNYTWRDHQNVICGGVQCNNDSVSVQLYKQSRYPEVTYLARSASSWIDDYIDWLGTGDCCKVNATDGTFCPSNSNEDDCVACTREFTEDGLRPTPETFRKYIPYFLSDLPDSECAKAGRASYADAIIYTLDEEGASTILDTYFMQYSTTSTTSIQFYSALREARRIAASINAMFTEKELDVSIFPYCVFFVFYEQYLTIWDDALFSLGLTLLTIFLVTLLITGLDLPSALMVTVMVLIILINMLGMMWVWNITLNAISLVNLVVCIGIGVEFVAHIIRSYKNGSGSTQERAKEALIVTGSSVLSGITLTKFAGIIVLGFSKSQVFQVFYFRMYLGIVLIGAAHGLILLPVILSIFGPSSKKSNKSNNIA; this comes from the exons atgagAA CTAATACTGTGATATTTACAACACTTTGTCTGCTAATTGCTACAACTAGCCAATTAAGCGTTAGCCAGGCAGCAGAAGAACCTCATTGCATTTGGTATGGACAGAGCCACATGAACGGTAACCACTGGTTAAACAAACCCTCGAATGCTAAAGCACAACCACTAAATGATGAGAGCGCTGAAGCCGTGTTTAAACGTCGTTGTCCAATGTGGTATGCTGAATACAAGGCGGCCAAACCGGAAG GGCCACTCGAGCTGTGCTGCGATGCTGCTCAAATTCATACTATGGGGGCGAGTATGGCTCAAGCCGACGGCATATTTGCACGCTGTCCTATTTGTGTCTACAATATGGCTACTTCGATTTGCGGCATGACATGCGCTCATAATCAGAGTCTTTTCTTGGAGGCCCACAATAAAGAAGAAATCATTAATAATGTAGAGTACAAATATGTCGCAGCAATCGATTTCAGAATTGACGATGATTCAGTGAAAGCCGTGTACGACAGCTGCGCAGGGGTTCAGCACACACAGACGGGTCGTCCGGTTATGGATTTGGTGTGTGGCGCTTACAATGCGAAAACATGCGATCATCGTAAATGGTACAATTTCATGGGTGATGCCGAGGCCTCCGAGTACGTGCCCTTTCCCATCAACTACCAGTATTTGAATGAGTCCAACAACGAGGTACGCTTAATGCTGCCAGTGAAGAATTGTTCCGAGTCCTTGGAGGGATCATATGCTTGCTCGTGTGTCGATTGCAGTGCTTCGTGTCCGTATATGGAACCGCCGACTGGTGAACAGGAAGGCTTTATGATTGCCGGACTCTATGGCATAACTTTCATTGTGTCGCTGGTCGTCGGAGGGcttttaatgattttcataCTTTGCGGTTCACTTAATATCTGCAAACCGAAAATTAGCATTTCTTCATGTTGTGCGGGTTTCAGCGGTGTAAACACCCTACTCTCAAAAATGTTTCGCAGTTGGGGTCACTTTTGTGCTAATAACCCTGTGTTAGTTTTGGCAATTTGTTCTTGGATAATTGGTGGACTTGCTTATGGTATGAACTATTTGAATGTGACTACAGACCCCATTGAACTTTGGGCTGGGGAAGACAGCCAAACGCGTGTGGAAAAAGAATATTTTGATGAACATTTCGGGCCCTTCTATCGCACCAATCAAATATTTGCCAAACCATTGAATCAAACTACG TTCACACACAATACCTCGGCGGGGATAGAGACTTTTGGTCCTGCTTTCGAAAAGGGTTTTCTCACAGAGGTCTTCCGTCTGCAAGAACAAATCGAAGGAATAGTTACAGAGAATGGAGTGACTTTGGCAGATGTTTGCTATGCCCCTATGCTATATCCTGGAGAGAAGGTAGCCATTGATAATTGTTTAGTACAATCAATCTATGGATACTTTCAAAATAGTATGGATGAATTCGAAAAAGAATTCGTAGATAATAATGGCTATAAGAATACATACCTCAACCAATTGGAGGACTGTCTTCG CGTCCCCATGTTGGAGTCTTGTTACGGCCCTTACGGTGGTCCAATTGAGCCGGGTATCTCGGTGGGTGGCATGCCCAAAGTGTCGGCGGATGAAGAACCAGACTTTCAACTAGCTACAGGTTTGGTGCTCACTTTTCTTGGCAAAAACAAACGTTATGCAAGTCAACTCAAACCCAATATGGAGTGGGAGGAAGCTTTTATCAACTTTCTGAAGAATTATACAAGTGATAAAATGGAAATTGCATTCTCCGCCGAGCGATCCATACAGGATGCTATTGTTGAGCTTTCGGAGGGTGAAGCTTCTACTGTCGTTATCAGCTATATCGTTATGTTTGTCTATGTCGCCATAGCATTGGGTAAAATTCGCAGTTGTGTTGGCTTCTTCCGCGAATCGAAAATAGTGCTCGCCATTGCCGGTATTATTGTTGTGATGGCTTCAGTTGTATGCAGTTTGGGCTTCTGGAGTTATCTGGACGTAACCACTACCATGTTGGCAATTGAGGTGATACCATTCCTGGTATTGGCTGTTGGTGTGGATAACATTTTCATTATGGTGCACGCCTATCATCGTTTGGACAGGAAAGAATATAAGAATGTAGCAGAGGCGATAGGTGTTGCAATGGGTCAAGTAGGTCCATCGATTCTACAAACCGCCGGCTCGGAGTTTGCTTGCTTCGCCATAG gcGCCATTTCAAATATGCCTGCTGTGAAGACCTTTGCCATGTACTCGGCAGCTGCCATTCTACTGAATTTCTTCTTCCAAATCACCGCTTTTGTCGCATGCATGGCCTTGGATGAACGTCGTTCCGAATCTGGGCGCTTCGATCTCTTCTGCTGTTTCAAGACTTCAAACAAAGGCGAGCTGAGTGATGGACAAGATGTAGGCATATTGGAGAAGATCTGCAGAAGTTTCTACGCACCTTTTTTGCTGTCTAA ACCGGTCAAAATTGTAGTTTTGATTGTGTTTACGATAGTCACTTGCTTGTCTCTGATGGTAGCCCCTTCAATCGAGCTTGGTTTGGATCAAGAAATGTCAATGCCCACAGATTCGCACGTtgttaaatatttccaatacaTGAACGATCTACTGTCAATGGGTGCGCCTGTTTATTGGGTCTTAAAGCCTGGTCTGAATTATACGTGGCGAGATCACCAGAATGTCATTTGTGGCGGTGTGCAGTGCAATAATGACTCCGTATCGGTGCAGCTTTATAAGCAGTCACGCTACCCCGAAGT CACTTACCTCGCACGCTCGGCTTCCTCTTGGATAGATGATTATATTGATTGGCTTGGTACTGGTGATTGCTGCAAGGTCAACGCTACGGATGGCACCTTCTGTCCGAGCA ATTCAAATGAAGACGATTGTGTCGCTTGTACGCGTGAGTTCACTGAGGATGGATTACGTCCAACACCAGAAACGTTCAGAAAGTACATACCTTACTTCTTATCAGATCTGCCTGATAGTGAATGTGCAAAGGCTGGACGTGCTTCATATGCGGAT GCTATCATTTACACACTCGACGAAGAAGGCGCTTCGACTATTTTGGACACTTACTTCATGCAATACTCCACCACATCGACGACATCCATACAATTCTACTCGGCACTACGCGAAGCACGACGTATTGCAGCCAGTATCAATGCAATGTTCACCGAGAAAGAACTGGATGTGTCCATTTTCCCTTACTGCGTTTTCTTTGTATTCTATGAACAGTATCTGACCATCTGGGATGATGCACTATTCTCGCTCGGCTTAACACTACTGACCATATTCCTGGTAACACTGCTCATCACGGGTTTGGATCTGCCTTCAGCGCTGATGGTCACCGTAATGGTACTAATCATCCTAATCAATATGCTCGGCATGATGTGGGTCTGGAATATTACGCTCAACGCAATTTCATTGGTTAATCTCGTCGTGTGCATTGGTATCGGTGTCGAGTTTGTGGCGCATATAATTCGTTCGTATAAGAATGGCAGCGGTAGCACGCAAGAACGTGCGAAAGAGGCGCTCATAGTAACGGGCAGCAGCGTTCTCTCGGGTATTACGCTCACGAAGTTTGCCGGTATTATCGTTTTGGGTTTCTCCAAGTCGCAAGTGTTCCAAGTATTCTACTTCCGCATGTATCTCGGCATTGTACTGATTGGTGCTGCGCACGGTCTTATTCTGCTGCCCGTTATACTCAGCATATTTGGGCCATCAAGTAAGAAGAgtaacaaaagtaataatatagcTTAA